The following proteins are encoded in a genomic region of Oncorhynchus kisutch isolate 150728-3 linkage group LG6, Okis_V2, whole genome shotgun sequence:
- the LOC109892039 gene encoding relaxin-3-like, whose product MPLKLTTVILVCVGSLFLCASAQSLSRDYGVKLCGREFIRAVIFTCGGSRWKRSLDEHLDPFQPGSYSDVTEGEDSRINWPHGHGLDQAADHPLQLSSSLADLLSLLGGVGDHRGLMVDVNPSEGLQNQASALGGVAKNPSINWPRRDRQKRNFSLGLAGMCCNQGCTKNDIGRLC is encoded by the exons ATGCCTCTAAAGCTTACTACTGTGATCCTTGTGTGTGTTGGTAGTTTGTTCTTGTGTGCGAGCGCTCAAAGCCTATCACGAGACTACGGGGTGAAACTGTGCGGCAGAGAGTTTATAAGAGCCGTTATCTTCACGTGCGGCGGGTCCCGTTGGAAACGATCCTTAGATGAACACTTGG ATCCCTTCCAGCCCGGTTCCTACAGTGATGTCACAGAGGGTGAGGACAGCAGAATCAACTGGCCTCACGGACATGGTCTAGACCAGGCAGCAGACCACCCTCTccagctctcctcctccctggcAGACCTCCTCTCACTCTTGGGCGGAGTGGGAGACCATAGGGGGTTAATGGTTGATGTCAACCCCAGCGAGGGGCTTCAGAACCAGGCTTCAGCGCTGGGAGGAGTGGCCAAGAACCCGAGCATCAACTGGCCACGCCGCGACAGACAAAAGAGGAACTTTTCCCTGGGCTTAGCTGGCATGTGCTGTAACCAGGGTTGCACTAAGAATGACATTGGGCGTCTGTGCTGA